A genomic stretch from Bacillus sp. E(2018) includes:
- a CDS encoding FtsW/RodA/SpoVE family cell cycle protein has translation METPNSKSFIDKLDYGILFILFLLSIISLMFIYSGQQSGQYNDNFVPKQIFWYTLSTVLMLAIARLDFEQLKRMSWYFYGIVLFFIVMLIFAPESIAKPINGSKAWYQLPFLGSFQPSEFMKIALILVLSNIVESHNYQYIQRTIKSDLYLIYKMGLASLAPIVFVAIQPDSGMIMLYLSIILSIIFISGVSWKIILAVISLPSIVITALIVIYFKFNTFFQTKLLILLLPHQRSRINGWLNPFEYTDQGYQTKQAITAIGSGWYSGKGWMEGIMYVPEAHTDFIFSIIGEDTGFLGTSIVVSLFFLLIYKIVILGVKSNYSFGGYMCSGIIGLLSFQIFQNVGMNIGLLPVTGVTLPFLSYGGSSLLSNMMLMGIVLGVSVQTNRYMFEIDQ, from the coding sequence ATGGAGACTCCAAATAGTAAATCATTTATAGACAAATTAGATTATGGGATTCTATTTATACTCTTCTTATTATCAATCATTAGCTTGATGTTCATATATAGTGGCCAACAATCCGGTCAATACAACGATAATTTTGTTCCTAAACAAATATTCTGGTACACCTTAAGTACCGTTTTAATGCTAGCTATAGCGCGCTTAGATTTTGAGCAGCTTAAAAGAATGTCTTGGTATTTTTATGGCATCGTTTTATTTTTTATTGTGATGTTAATTTTCGCACCAGAAAGTATAGCAAAACCGATCAACGGCTCAAAAGCGTGGTATCAATTGCCTTTTCTTGGCTCGTTTCAGCCATCTGAATTCATGAAGATCGCTTTGATCTTAGTTCTTAGTAATATCGTTGAATCACATAATTATCAATATATTCAACGTACGATTAAATCGGATCTGTATCTCATTTATAAAATGGGACTAGCTAGTCTTGCCCCTATTGTATTTGTCGCCATCCAGCCTGATTCCGGAATGATTATGCTCTACCTATCCATCATTCTGTCCATCATCTTCATATCAGGTGTTAGCTGGAAGATTATTTTGGCCGTTATTTCACTGCCATCTATCGTCATAACAGCATTAATCGTCATCTATTTTAAATTTAATACCTTTTTTCAGACGAAACTGCTCATCTTACTTCTTCCTCACCAACGAAGTAGGATAAACGGCTGGTTAAATCCGTTTGAATACACAGACCAAGGTTATCAAACAAAACAGGCCATTACTGCGATCGGTTCAGGTTGGTATTCTGGTAAGGGATGGATGGAAGGGATTATGTATGTACCTGAGGCTCATACTGACTTTATCTTTTCCATTATTGGCGAAGACACAGGTTTTCTCGGTACATCTATCGTAGTAAGTCTATTCTTCTTATTAATCTATAAAATCGTGATACTCGGTGTGAAATCAAACTACTCATTCGGCGGATATATGTGTTCAGGAATTATTGGACTTCTTTCGTTCCAGATCTTCCAAAATGTTGGTATGAATATTGGCTTATTACCGGTAACTGGGGTTACACTTCCTTTCTTAAGCTATGGAGGAAGCTCACTTTTATCTAATATGATGTTAATGGGAATCGTACTCGGAGTTAGCGTGCAGACGAATCGTTATATGTTTGAGATAGATCAGTAA
- a CDS encoding ATP-binding protein, with amino-acid sequence MLESIQSMCLHVVFILFTILIYQVFFNERDEERKKVTSKYFLLMLIILVFTMSQPVVYSEIYKYDFKSVAIILSFLYGGKRVGFASLLALLIMGYFTDQNLAILLGNYMVLCLLLLPITKLFHRYGIKGKVIVISLFYSLIPITRGISLLIKGDGQELFFELSSSLIVLATLIAVVHLIENMKEQIEMRQELLRTEKMNVVSQLAASVAHEIRNPMTSVRGFMQLMQKEELTKEQQMYISISIEELDRAQEIINQYLALAKPQTDQYEIIDLTSTIQQSIDVMHSYAILNSIHISQHVEPSLKIEGLKLEIQQVLINIIKNAIEAIKSKGEIRIVAFHDTNGYVRIEIKDNGVGMSKEQLNKLGSPYYSTKEKGTGLGLTVCHQIVKQMGGRIKINSELRKGTTFTIKLPSK; translated from the coding sequence ATGTTAGAGTCTATACAAAGCATGTGCTTACACGTGGTCTTTATCCTTTTTACCATCCTTATTTATCAAGTGTTTTTTAATGAAAGAGATGAAGAGAGGAAGAAAGTAACTTCGAAATACTTTTTGCTTATGCTGATTATTTTAGTTTTCACGATGAGTCAGCCAGTCGTTTATTCTGAAATCTATAAGTACGACTTTAAATCGGTTGCCATTATCTTGTCCTTTTTATACGGAGGAAAACGGGTAGGCTTTGCAAGTTTATTAGCACTATTAATAATGGGTTATTTCACAGATCAAAACCTAGCTATTTTGCTAGGAAATTATATGGTGCTCTGCTTATTATTGTTGCCTATTACAAAGCTCTTTCATCGCTACGGCATTAAAGGGAAAGTTATTGTAATCAGTTTGTTCTACTCACTGATCCCTATCACACGAGGAATTTCACTTTTAATAAAAGGTGACGGGCAAGAACTCTTTTTTGAATTAAGTTCCTCTCTAATTGTATTGGCGACATTAATCGCAGTCGTGCACTTAATCGAAAATATGAAAGAGCAAATTGAAATGAGACAAGAGCTTCTTCGTACAGAAAAAATGAATGTTGTCAGTCAGCTTGCTGCATCTGTGGCACATGAGATTCGAAATCCCATGACTTCCGTACGAGGATTTATGCAGCTTATGCAAAAAGAAGAATTAACGAAGGAACAGCAGATGTACATTAGTATCTCAATTGAAGAACTGGATCGGGCACAGGAAATCATAAATCAATATTTAGCTTTAGCTAAACCACAAACGGATCAATATGAAATTATTGATCTAACATCTACGATCCAACAATCAATAGATGTGATGCACTCTTATGCCATTTTGAACTCTATACATATATCTCAACACGTGGAACCTTCATTGAAAATTGAGGGACTAAAACTGGAGATTCAGCAAGTATTGATTAACATAATTAAGAATGCCATAGAAGCAATCAAATCAAAAGGAGAAATTAGAATAGTTGCATTTCATGATACGAACGGATATGTTCGCATTGAGATTAAGGATAACGGTGTAGGTATGTCTAAAGAACAATTGAATAAACTAGGCAGTCCTTATTATTCTACGAAAGAAAAAGGAACGGGACTAGGATTAACAGTTTGTCACCAAATCGTAAAACAGATGGGAGGAAGAATTAAGATTAATAGCGAGTTGAGAAAAGGAACAACCTTTACGATTAAACTGCCTTCAAAATGA
- a CDS encoding NUDIX domain-containing protein, with amino-acid sequence MGIHDTFRFGSHAMVFNAENKVLLLKRTYGNKGWSLPGGAVDPGETIHQALFRECREELGIDVIDPVLTGLYYHSSINTHAAIFRCMISDDDEIVLSSEHSALRWADLAELSESQRVRAEDAIRFKGQVYSRAF; translated from the coding sequence TTGGGAATTCATGATACGTTTCGATTTGGTTCTCATGCTATGGTATTTAATGCAGAGAATAAGGTGCTTTTGTTAAAACGAACTTACGGAAACAAAGGTTGGAGTTTACCTGGTGGTGCGGTCGATCCGGGTGAAACGATTCATCAGGCATTATTTCGCGAATGTAGAGAAGAGCTTGGAATTGATGTGATTGATCCTGTTTTAACAGGGTTGTATTATCACAGTTCAATTAACACACATGCAGCAATATTCCGATGTATGATTTCAGATGATGACGAGATCGTTCTTAGCTCCGAACATTCTGCCCTAAGATGGGCCGATCTAGCAGAATTAAGTGAAAGTCAGCGAGTTCGAGCGGAGGACGCAATACGTTTTAAAGGGCAGGTCTACAGTAGAGCTTTCTAA
- a CDS encoding MBL fold metallo-hydrolase, translating to MKKTSHYGEKNNVSYLNGKITFQGVSLNVYSYLADGVLIDTGAQSLHKHFKPFIDSADFDQVFITHFHEDHTGCASYIEQTKKVPIYLDKKTINYCAKRAHYPLYRQFFWGRRKPFHAQEMKKELQSRNARWDAIPTPGHALDHHAFLNRETGQLFTGDLYVMERTKVVLEEESIPTIIQSLERVLTYDFQEVFCNHAGFVKDGRKAIERKLHYLLSIQQEVLTLQNQGDTPEVICQKLFPKKFPIVKFSRGEWDSIHIVRSIIKENRVIHNNI from the coding sequence ATGAAAAAAACATCTCACTATGGAGAGAAAAATAATGTATCTTACTTAAATGGAAAGATTACTTTTCAAGGTGTCTCCCTTAATGTTTACAGTTACCTAGCAGATGGTGTATTAATCGACACAGGCGCGCAGTCTTTACATAAGCATTTTAAACCTTTTATTGATTCAGCTGATTTTGACCAAGTATTCATTACACATTTTCATGAAGATCATACAGGTTGTGCGAGTTATATTGAACAAACAAAAAAAGTTCCCATATATTTAGATAAAAAAACTATAAATTATTGCGCGAAACGAGCACATTATCCATTGTATAGACAGTTCTTTTGGGGAAGAAGAAAACCATTTCATGCACAAGAAATGAAAAAGGAGCTACAATCTAGAAATGCGCGTTGGGATGCCATTCCAACTCCTGGTCATGCACTGGATCATCATGCTTTTTTAAATCGAGAAACGGGCCAGCTGTTCACCGGTGACCTGTACGTAATGGAAAGGACGAAAGTGGTACTTGAGGAAGAGAGTATCCCTACTATTATTCAATCTTTAGAACGGGTTTTAACGTATGACTTTCAGGAAGTGTTTTGCAATCACGCAGGGTTTGTGAAGGATGGAAGGAAGGCAATTGAACGAAAACTGCATTACTTATTAAGTATTCAGCAAGAAGTATTGACCTTACAAAATCAAGGTGACACCCCTGAAGTTATCTGTCAGAAGCTTTTCCCTAAGAAATTTCCTATCGTCAAATTCTCACGTGGTGAATGGGATTCTATTCATATTGTTCGTTCTATTATAAAAGAGAATCGCGTTATCCATAATAATATTTGA
- a CDS encoding multidrug efflux SMR transporter yields the protein MGWIFLVFAGLFEVVGVTGMNLVAKKRNILSFLVLVLGFSSSFLLLSLAMQSLPMGTAYAIWTGIGTVGSGLVGILFYGESKNGLRILFMAMVLSAAVGLKLIS from the coding sequence ATGGGCTGGATCTTTCTGGTGTTTGCAGGTCTATTTGAAGTAGTAGGTGTAACAGGCATGAACCTTGTTGCTAAGAAGAGAAACATATTATCTTTTCTTGTTCTTGTTCTTGGGTTCAGCAGCAGTTTTCTTTTGTTGAGTCTCGCTATGCAATCTTTGCCTATGGGTACAGCGTACGCGATCTGGACAGGAATTGGTACAGTAGGTTCTGGACTTGTCGGAATTTTGTTTTATGGTGAATCAAAAAATGGATTAAGAATTCTTTTTATGGCAATGGTCCTCAGTGCTGCAGTTGGACTTAAACTTATTAGCTAA
- a CDS encoding GNAT family N-acetyltransferase: MSITQENKASIRIVRVEDAEAILQIHREVISEHDYFIALPNEFNKTKEDHQEWIRNILEHERETMLVAEYENKLVGWIVFRSQERMRMHHIGSFAIMIQNEYRNKGVGKQLIHELLSWAKKHPVIEKVTLGTFSTNTRAIELYKTFGFKEEGRKVREFKFGNGEYVDDVLMYKLVK, encoded by the coding sequence ATGTCAATCACACAAGAAAATAAGGCAAGTATTCGTATCGTTCGTGTTGAGGATGCTGAAGCTATTCTTCAAATTCATCGTGAAGTAATTTCTGAACACGATTATTTTATTGCACTACCAAATGAATTTAATAAGACCAAAGAAGATCATCAAGAATGGATACGTAACATTCTTGAGCATGAACGTGAAACGATGCTTGTGGCAGAATATGAAAACAAGTTGGTAGGATGGATCGTTTTTCGGTCACAAGAAAGAATGAGAATGCACCATATTGGATCGTTTGCCATCATGATACAGAACGAATATAGAAATAAAGGGGTTGGTAAACAATTAATTCACGAGCTGTTATCTTGGGCTAAAAAACATCCAGTCATTGAAAAGGTTACCTTAGGAACGTTCTCAACAAATACTCGAGCAATAGAATTATATAAAACGTTCGGTTTTAAAGAGGAAGGGCGCAAAGTTAGAGAATTTAAGTTTGGTAACGGCGAGTATGTAGATGATGTCTTGATGTATAAGTTAGTTAAATAA
- a CDS encoding response regulator transcription factor, whose product MNEFNVLVVDDEKEIRDAIEIYLKNEGITVVQARDGIEAIEKLDEHLIHLIVMDIMMPKLDGISTTFKIREQKNIPIIILSAKSEDTDKVLGLQIGADDYVTKPFNPLELIARVKSQLRRYVTLGTYEGKTNLIDLNGLTLDKEAKEVAINGDSVKLTPIEYKIVELLMSYPGRVFSINDIYERVWKEPSYNAENTVAVHIRKIREKIEIDPKNPRYLKVVWGIGYKMEK is encoded by the coding sequence ATGAATGAATTTAACGTACTTGTTGTAGATGATGAAAAAGAAATTCGCGATGCGATAGAGATCTATTTAAAAAATGAAGGAATAACGGTTGTTCAGGCTAGAGATGGCATTGAAGCGATAGAAAAATTAGATGAACACCTTATCCACCTTATAGTAATGGACATTATGATGCCGAAATTAGATGGTATCTCAACCACCTTTAAAATTCGAGAGCAAAAAAACATACCGATTATTATCTTAAGTGCAAAGAGTGAAGATACAGATAAAGTACTAGGGCTTCAAATCGGTGCTGACGATTATGTGACAAAGCCATTCAATCCATTAGAGCTGATCGCTCGTGTTAAATCGCAGCTAAGGCGTTACGTGACTCTTGGTACATATGAAGGAAAGACGAATCTAATTGATCTGAACGGTCTGACACTTGATAAGGAAGCAAAGGAAGTTGCCATAAACGGTGACTCGGTAAAACTAACTCCTATAGAATACAAGATTGTTGAGTTGCTCATGTCGTACCCAGGAAGAGTTTTTTCCATTAATGATATCTATGAGCGAGTTTGGAAAGAACCTAGTTATAATGCTGAGAACACGGTTGCCGTACATATTCGAAAAATCAGAGAAAAGATTGAGATCGATCCGAAAAATCCTAGATATTTAAAGGTGGTATGGGGAATTGGATATAAAATGGAAAAATAG
- a CDS encoding GNAT family N-acetyltransferase has product MKIAKYKETDTEEIIKLFYETVHTVNAKDYSSLELDAWVSVHELQSKVKSWKESLLNNITFVARNHDGIVGFCDLTYSGHLNRLYVHKDYQRQGIASALVNMIESEARKLNVLSIDTDASITAKVFFEQRGYQVVSPQHVVRKGVSLLNYKMTKKLM; this is encoded by the coding sequence TTGAAAATAGCAAAGTACAAGGAAACGGATACAGAGGAGATTATCAAGCTGTTTTATGAAACTGTACATACCGTAAATGCAAAAGACTATTCATCACTAGAGTTGGATGCTTGGGTATCCGTTCATGAATTACAATCTAAAGTGAAGTCGTGGAAGGAATCATTGTTAAACAACATAACGTTTGTAGCTAGGAATCATGATGGAATAGTTGGTTTTTGTGATTTAACATACAGTGGGCATTTAAATCGACTGTATGTTCATAAGGATTACCAACGACAAGGAATAGCATCGGCATTAGTAAATATGATTGAATCGGAAGCAAGGAAATTAAATGTATTAAGTATTGATACTGATGCAAGTATTACTGCTAAAGTATTTTTTGAACAGCGAGGATACCAAGTAGTTTCTCCGCAACATGTAGTTCGAAAAGGTGTTTCTTTGTTAAATTATAAAATGACAAAAAAACTTATGTGA
- a CDS encoding histidine kinase dimerization/phospho-acceptor domain-containing protein: MDIKWKNRSKWVVWIMLLTYGLSGIVSILENGHWYLKKDYFHTEEFNTQFDEFIHYINISEINYLSEDELKDNIKVSKEEIEEHRTRYGSLSEQVEDIKSQYEYQIDEAKAAKNDDVVKLYEEQRDAKVKDIMENFKSDDHIKAKIIKEKEKEVEALVKERQRFIADYDPNVLGFNYYLVDKNTNDVYTNLQTADRPEDLKDKTNLFTREYSSSSENGNLRIGEQESFMQFSDYEYFPQKSKTLQGIITLPDGGSWLQKQVDDFEKRQTVFYIISICSIVILFLVFLWGRRLHPLQMISSSDKVNIYRRVPIDIRLGFLLISLFFAIMAIVMNAQNYDDLVFSFTYSDGLFEFLITTLMVSITLIQTMCIYRDVRNKQLYRDAFISKSAQWLYRLVSDAFYNRSVAIQIMLLLIVIFLSGFGAAVVFFHPMAFVVYFILFLFFTVPVLIYLFKRIGYFNRIIQHTNELAAGQMEQDLPHKGKSALAMLAGNLNLLKHGVKTSKRAEAKSERLKTELITNVSHDLRTPLTSIITYTELLKSQEVTKEDQNAYLEIIDRKSKRLKVLIDDLFEVSKMASGNLELVKDKIDIVQLLQQAMAEYNETIKESSLTFRLATPNVPILAHVDGQKMWRVFDNLIGNALKYSMENTRVYVSVTEEDRKVIVSFKNVSKYELGGNFEELFERFKRGDTSRHTDGSGLGLAIAKSIVDLHEGSMDIDVDGDLFKATIELDAVK; this comes from the coding sequence TTGGATATAAAATGGAAAAATAGAAGCAAGTGGGTTGTTTGGATCATGTTGTTGACCTATGGATTGAGTGGAATCGTTTCAATACTCGAAAATGGTCATTGGTATTTAAAAAAGGACTACTTTCATACAGAAGAATTTAACACACAGTTTGATGAATTTATCCATTATATTAATATTTCTGAGATCAATTATTTATCTGAAGATGAGCTAAAGGACAATATAAAAGTCTCAAAAGAAGAGATTGAAGAGCATCGTACACGTTATGGAAGTTTATCAGAGCAAGTTGAAGATATTAAAAGCCAATATGAATATCAGATTGATGAAGCAAAGGCAGCAAAGAACGACGATGTTGTTAAGCTTTATGAAGAACAAAGAGATGCAAAAGTTAAAGATATCATGGAGAACTTCAAAAGTGATGATCATATCAAAGCTAAGATCATAAAGGAAAAAGAAAAAGAAGTAGAGGCACTTGTAAAAGAAAGGCAACGTTTTATTGCTGATTATGATCCTAACGTTTTAGGATTCAACTACTATTTAGTAGATAAGAATACGAATGATGTTTATACAAATTTACAAACAGCAGATCGTCCTGAGGACCTTAAAGATAAAACAAATTTGTTCACTAGAGAGTATTCATCTTCATCTGAAAATGGCAACTTACGTATTGGTGAACAAGAATCTTTCATGCAATTTTCAGATTACGAATATTTTCCTCAAAAGTCAAAAACGCTTCAGGGCATAATAACACTTCCTGACGGTGGTAGCTGGTTACAAAAGCAAGTAGATGATTTTGAGAAAAGACAAACGGTGTTTTACATTATTTCGATTTGCAGTATTGTGATTTTATTTCTTGTCTTTTTATGGGGCAGAAGACTTCATCCACTACAGATGATCTCTTCTTCAGACAAAGTGAACATCTATCGTAGAGTACCTATAGATATTCGTTTAGGATTCTTATTAATCAGTTTGTTTTTTGCAATCATGGCAATTGTTATGAACGCACAAAACTACGATGACTTGGTATTTTCATTCACATATAGTGATGGTCTATTCGAATTTTTGATTACAACGCTTATGGTGAGTATCACTCTTATCCAAACGATGTGCATCTACCGTGATGTGAGAAACAAACAGTTATATCGAGATGCGTTTATCTCAAAATCAGCTCAATGGTTGTACCGGTTAGTTTCTGATGCTTTTTACAATCGAAGTGTTGCTATACAAATCATGCTGCTTCTGATCGTTATTTTCTTATCAGGTTTCGGTGCTGCAGTCGTATTCTTTCATCCTATGGCTTTCGTCGTTTACTTCATTCTGTTTTTATTCTTTACTGTCCCGGTATTAATCTACCTTTTTAAAAGAATCGGGTACTTTAATAGAATCATCCAGCACACGAATGAGCTTGCGGCAGGACAAATGGAACAAGATCTTCCTCACAAGGGCAAATCAGCTTTAGCCATGTTAGCTGGAAATTTAAACTTACTCAAGCACGGTGTAAAAACTTCTAAACGAGCTGAAGCGAAAAGTGAAAGGCTTAAAACGGAGCTAATCACCAATGTTAGTCATGATTTACGAACTCCACTAACATCAATCATTACGTATACAGAACTCTTAAAATCACAAGAGGTAACAAAAGAGGATCAGAATGCTTATTTAGAAATTATAGATCGGAAGTCGAAGCGTCTAAAAGTTCTGATTGACGATCTGTTTGAAGTATCTAAGATGGCAAGCGGAAATCTGGAGCTTGTAAAAGATAAAATCGATATTGTCCAGTTGCTTCAGCAAGCCATGGCTGAATACAACGAAACCATTAAAGAATCGTCACTAACTTTCAGACTAGCAACGCCTAATGTTCCAATACTTGCTCATGTGGATGGACAAAAAATGTGGCGTGTCTTTGATAACTTGATCGGAAACGCACTAAAGTACTCTATGGAGAATACTAGAGTATACGTATCCGTTACAGAAGAAGATCGAAAGGTCATTGTTTCATTTAAAAATGTCTCGAAGTATGAACTAGGCGGAAACTTTGAAGAATTATTTGAACGGTTTAAACGCGGAGACACATCACGTCATACAGATGGTTCAGGCCTTGGTCTTGCCATCGCAAAATCCATCGTAGATCTTCATGAAGGCAGTATGGACATCGACGTTGATGGAGATCTATTTAAAGCGACGATTGAATTGGATGCGGTGAAATAA
- a CDS encoding multidrug efflux SMR transporter, whose protein sequence is MNRSWGYVLLGSVFEVCWVIGLKHSYDFVTWTGTTIAIIFSFSLLILATKHLPVGTVYAVFTGLGASGTVLMEMLVFGEPFRMLKIILILILLAGVMGLKLVTGEPKSEGGVQ, encoded by the coding sequence ATGAATCGTTCATGGGGCTATGTCCTTTTAGGTTCAGTGTTTGAAGTGTGTTGGGTAATCGGTTTAAAGCATTCTTATGATTTTGTGACGTGGACGGGAACAACGATCGCTATTATTTTTTCCTTTTCGCTACTCATCTTAGCAACCAAACATCTTCCTGTAGGTACAGTTTACGCCGTATTCACGGGATTAGGAGCAAGTGGAACTGTTTTGATGGAGATGCTTGTATTCGGTGAACCGTTTAGAATGCTGAAAATCATACTCATTCTGATTCTTCTTGCAGGAGTAATGGGCCTTAAATTAGTAACAGGAGAACCAAAATCAGAAGGAGGGGTTCAATAA
- a CDS encoding TetR/AcrR family transcriptional regulator yields MTYDQLKQTALIQFAQLGFEGASLSVIANEVGIKKQSIYTHFKSKDDLYIQTFHEATDCEIEYVKQFIEDQGSLQLREVLSKFLTEYLERFEKNNNMKFFMRTSFYPPVKHEEVIKMGSNKFVDRLESLFTELFEQNSELLRVDITPETAALSFLTMLDGLLVELIYGIPERLQKRSTQSWLVFWRGICNESGEL; encoded by the coding sequence ATGACGTATGATCAATTGAAACAAACAGCTCTCATTCAGTTTGCCCAACTAGGGTTTGAGGGTGCTTCTTTGTCTGTAATCGCAAACGAAGTGGGAATAAAAAAACAATCCATCTACACTCACTTTAAGAGTAAGGATGATCTCTATATACAAACGTTTCATGAGGCAACTGACTGTGAAATCGAATATGTAAAACAATTTATTGAAGATCAGGGATCTCTTCAATTAAGAGAAGTTTTGTCCAAATTTTTAACGGAGTATTTAGAGCGATTTGAGAAAAATAATAATATGAAATTTTTTATGAGAACTTCTTTTTATCCGCCAGTGAAGCATGAAGAAGTCATTAAAATGGGAAGCAACAAATTTGTCGATCGTTTAGAGAGTTTGTTTACAGAGCTTTTTGAACAGAATTCGGAACTGTTACGAGTGGATATTACACCTGAAACAGCGGCTCTTTCATTTTTGACGATGTTAGATGGACTCCTTGTTGAGTTGATCTATGGAATTCCAGAGCGTCTTCAAAAAAGGTCTACACAGTCGTGGCTTGTTTTCTGGCGGGGTATTTGTAATGAAAGTGGTGAATTGTAA
- a CDS encoding tetratricopeptide repeat protein — MNVGTREPITQSLERWHIAIRTNHIQQSESIHNEIKSEITQIKDPTTQLYYQLLNSRYLILKKELASAHAILDTLNDVHLNRTDIFGYYMNLITGILLTAEGNYEVAELRFIRAFNLLNVLNSMTDDIVRADFYHKAAVLYYHIRQPLTALDYANEALKTLSEAEDYELLQSGCENILGLASLSLKQYGKAEEHFLCALDLAKRIDQSYTSLIKYNIGYLYAEQNMSELAVRYLLEVFEEEEAFYKTHFLLSREFYRLNKEEKAMPFYKKGIELANEEYLHHFKILNALNQATDINELERIVKEGNDYFKQHELFGFVEDYAGELAQVFFTKENHNKASYYFKESYEAKRALQKKEALK, encoded by the coding sequence ATGAACGTCGGAACTAGAGAGCCCATCACACAGTCACTCGAGCGATGGCATATAGCCATCCGGACAAATCACATACAGCAATCAGAGAGCATACATAACGAGATTAAGAGTGAAATCACACAGATTAAAGACCCCACTACACAGTTGTATTATCAATTGTTAAACAGCCGATATTTGATTTTGAAGAAAGAGCTTGCTTCTGCTCACGCTATACTAGATACCCTAAATGATGTTCACTTAAATCGAACTGATATTTTTGGGTACTATATGAACTTAATTACCGGAATACTATTAACAGCAGAAGGAAATTATGAAGTAGCAGAACTGCGTTTTATCCGGGCGTTTAACTTATTAAACGTATTGAACAGCATGACGGATGACATTGTGCGTGCAGATTTCTATCATAAAGCTGCCGTTCTGTATTATCATATCCGTCAGCCACTCACAGCACTAGATTATGCAAATGAAGCTTTGAAAACGCTATCTGAAGCGGAAGATTATGAACTTCTTCAATCCGGTTGTGAAAATATATTGGGGCTCGCTTCTCTATCATTGAAACAATACGGAAAAGCGGAAGAACATTTTCTCTGTGCTCTTGATCTCGCAAAACGAATTGATCAGTCATATACCTCTCTAATCAAATACAACATCGGTTATCTGTATGCTGAACAAAACATGTCCGAACTGGCAGTACGCTATTTGTTAGAGGTATTTGAAGAAGAAGAAGCCTTTTATAAGACCCACTTCTTATTGTCTCGAGAATTCTATCGATTGAATAAGGAAGAAAAAGCAATGCCTTTTTACAAAAAAGGAATCGAGCTCGCGAATGAAGAATACCTTCATCACTTCAAAATTCTGAACGCCTTAAATCAGGCAACAGATATTAACGAGCTTGAACGTATTGTTAAAGAAGGAAACGACTATTTTAAACAACATGAACTCTTTGGTTTCGTAGAAGATTATGCTGGAGAACTTGCACAGGTCTTCTTCACCAAAGAGAACCACAATAAAGCTAGTTATTATTTTAAAGAGTCTTACGAAGCAAAACGCGCTTTACAAAAAAAGGAGGCACTAAAATGA